The following proteins are co-located in the Desulfurococcus amylolyticus Z-533 genome:
- a CDS encoding S-methyl-5'-thioadenosine phosphorylase, with the protein MLVEPSVKASIAIIGGSGVYDLPGLSNIREYKVYTPYGAPSDNIIIGELRGKTIAFLPRHGRGHKIPPHRINYRANIWALKSIGVKWVIAVSAVGSLREDYRPGDFVIPDQFIDMTKGVRDFTFFEGGRVAHVSMADPFCEHLRKKILEAAARHPDIRIHEKGTYICIEGPRFSTRAESRVWKEVFKADVIGMTLVPEVNLACEAQLCYATIAMVTDYDVWAEKPVTAEEVMKTMRENTIKIQRLLPDIIELLKDEPRGEECSCCRSLETALM; encoded by the coding sequence ATGCTGGTCGAGCCCTCTGTGAAAGCCAGCATAGCTATTATAGGGGGAAGCGGGGTATACGATCTCCCAGGTCTAAGTAATATAAGAGAGTACAAGGTCTATACCCCATACGGTGCTCCCAGCGATAACATAATAATCGGTGAGCTACGGGGCAAAACCATAGCATTCCTACCTAGGCATGGCAGGGGACATAAGATACCGCCCCATAGAATAAACTATAGGGCGAACATATGGGCCCTGAAGAGTATTGGTGTGAAGTGGGTGATAGCTGTATCAGCTGTGGGAAGCCTTAGGGAAGACTATAGGCCAGGAGACTTTGTAATACCAGATCAATTCATAGACATGACAAAGGGAGTTAGGGACTTCACGTTCTTCGAGGGTGGAAGAGTTGCACATGTAAGTATGGCCGACCCATTCTGTGAACACCTCAGGAAGAAAATACTCGAGGCAGCCGCGAGACACCCAGATATAAGGATACATGAAAAGGGAACATACATATGTATAGAGGGGCCTAGATTCAGTACAAGGGCTGAGAGTAGGGTTTGGAAGGAGGTATTTAAAGCCGATGTGATAGGGATGACCCTCGTGCCGGAGGTCAACCTGGCATGTGAGGCACAGTTATGCTATGCAACAATAGCAATGGTCACAGACTACGATGTATGGGCTGAAAAACCCGTTACAGCCGAGGAAGTCATGAAAACAATGAGAGAGAACACTATTAAAATCCAGAGACTATTACCGGATATAATAGAGCTATTGAAAGACGAGCCACGTGGAGAGGAGTGTAGCTGTTGCAGGAGCCTGGAGACAGCTTTAATGTAG
- a CDS encoding ATP-grasp domain-containing protein encodes MRIAVVDYKKEPRKGSLELMESISRHGHEPVYLKTPMLDAVLTPGGIKVYQSTEEVSVNAAILRGIGFITSLETLMKRIGVLEALASQIPVINDPSKSLIARDKWRCLLHLYLKGFPVPETLVTENPFTAMRYVKDKHIVVYKPLMGSLGLGSTLVQDPDLAFNVTRGLMNIGLPSYYQVYLEKPGYDYRVFVVGEEVIGAMKRVNPYSWKTNVAQGAGGVPVSEKEEPEVYELGLKAVKILGLEYAGVDIAYDKGTERYYILEVNAFPQWEGLRSATGVNPPDYIVKYVIEKIKK; translated from the coding sequence TTGAGGATAGCTGTTGTGGATTATAAAAAAGAGCCTAGGAAGGGCTCACTTGAACTAATGGAGTCGATATCTAGGCACGGGCATGAACCAGTTTACTTGAAGACACCGATGCTTGATGCTGTGTTAACGCCTGGGGGCATCAAGGTGTACCAGTCCACGGAGGAGGTAAGTGTTAACGCTGCTATTCTAAGAGGAATAGGCTTCATAACCAGCTTAGAGACTCTAATGAAGAGAATCGGTGTTCTCGAGGCACTTGCTTCACAAATACCCGTGATCAACGATCCTTCTAAATCCCTTATCGCTAGAGACAAGTGGAGATGCCTCCTGCACCTCTACTTAAAGGGGTTTCCCGTACCAGAGACGCTTGTAACCGAGAACCCCTTTACAGCTATGAGGTATGTTAAAGACAAGCATATAGTGGTATACAAGCCCCTCATGGGGAGCCTTGGCCTAGGGAGCACGCTAGTACAGGACCCAGATCTCGCATTTAATGTCACAAGGGGATTAATGAATATAGGTTTACCAAGCTACTACCAGGTGTACCTTGAGAAGCCGGGTTATGATTACAGGGTTTTCGTAGTTGGCGAAGAAGTAATAGGTGCCATGAAACGTGTTAACCCATATTCTTGGAAGACAAATGTGGCCCAGGGAGCTGGTGGAGTACCTGTCAGCGAGAAGGAGGAGCCAGAGGTATATGAGCTGGGCTTGAAAGCCGTGAAAATACTTGGCCTAGAGTATGCGGGCGTCGATATAGCGTATGATAAGGGTACCGAGAGATACTATATTCTAGAGGTGAACGCGTTTCCACAATGGGAGGGGTTGAGGAGCGCTACAGGAGTAAATCCGCCCGATTACATTGTAAAATATGTTATCGAAAAAATAAAAAAGTAG
- a CDS encoding radical SAM protein produces the protein MFDWFKTLIMYRSDALTVWGDPIVVERLSWYYSVMKNEKPARFMVAKKVPVDIDPYNNMPLDELWSIHEKASREFASLLRDIVERGLDISELETPKYSYLDIKTAIAYKLIEECRLCERKCGAKRIKGKPGVCLVDRECIVHSFFHHIGEEAPLVPSGTIFYGGCNFKCVFCQNWDISQVHARDGERVSPRELAFIQRNLRLKGARNINHVGGEPTPHLPFILESLRYLDVNVPQLWNSNMYMSGEAMTLLRDIIDIWLPDLKYGNNECAWRLSKVRNYWEIVTRNIKVAHDSSDIIIRHLVLPGHVECCTRRVLEWIASNTPRALVNIMDQYRPEHIVAKHPGLYPEIARKPSASELKTAYEIADSLGIMYQQVS, from the coding sequence ATGTTCGACTGGTTTAAAACACTAATCATGTACAGGTCTGACGCGTTAACTGTATGGGGCGATCCTATCGTAGTTGAAAGACTCTCCTGGTATTATAGCGTGATGAAAAACGAGAAGCCAGCTAGATTCATGGTCGCGAAGAAGGTCCCCGTGGATATAGATCCTTACAATAATATGCCCCTGGATGAACTATGGAGCATTCACGAGAAGGCGTCCAGGGAGTTCGCATCGCTTCTCAGAGATATAGTTGAGAGGGGCCTCGACATCAGTGAGCTGGAAACCCCTAAATACAGCTACCTTGATATAAAGACGGCTATAGCGTATAAGCTTATTGAGGAGTGCAGACTCTGCGAAAGGAAATGTGGTGCTAAGAGGATTAAGGGGAAGCCCGGTGTCTGCCTGGTAGATAGGGAGTGCATAGTGCACAGCTTCTTCCACCATATTGGTGAAGAAGCCCCCTTGGTACCCAGCGGGACGATATTCTATGGTGGATGCAACTTTAAATGTGTTTTCTGTCAGAACTGGGATATAAGCCAGGTACATGCTAGAGATGGGGAACGGGTTTCACCAAGGGAATTAGCGTTTATACAGAGGAATCTAAGGCTTAAAGGAGCCAGGAACATAAATCACGTAGGTGGGGAGCCAACGCCCCATCTACCATTCATACTTGAAAGCCTCAGGTACCTCGATGTAAATGTACCCCAGTTATGGAACAGCAACATGTATATGAGCGGGGAGGCTATGACGCTACTACGGGACATAATAGATATATGGCTGCCCGACCTGAAATACGGCAATAATGAGTGCGCTTGGAGACTCAGTAAGGTGAGAAACTACTGGGAGATTGTAACTAGGAATATAAAGGTAGCACATGACTCCAGTGATATAATTATAAGGCACTTGGTTTTACCAGGGCACGTAGAGTGCTGTACGAGAAGAGTCTTAGAATGGATTGCATCGAACACGCCAAGGGCATTAGTGAATATCATGGATCAATATAGGCCGGAACACATAGTAGCGAAACACCCCGGGTTATACCCTGAGATAGCTCGAAAACCTAGCGCATCAGAATTAAAGACCGCTTATGAGATAGCCGATAGCTTGGGGATAATGTATCAACAGGTATCATGA
- a CDS encoding valine--tRNA ligase codes for MEQAYEPKIREKRWDLKREKELLETWDKEGVYKFIFNPGDNREIIAIDTPPPYASGKWHVGGAAHYTQIDMIARYFRMKGYNVLVPFYADRNGLPVEVQVEKTYKVNPHELSATPEGREHFLKLCREFLDKAEGELVNVWRRLGCSFQYWRNGTDSEEYRRITQATFIELYKRGLIYEAERPVNWCPRCRTSLADAELEYNEEETYLYYIKFQVKETGEHIVVATTRPELLRSCKALVYHPGDERYVKYKGMHAINPVYGHEMPILEYEEVDPGYGTGLVMVCSYGDQRDVKMFRDLGLEPLIIVSKEGYLTKEAGILAGLKLTEARAKVVEILESNGLLVKKEKIKHDIPVCWRCKTPIQIVNSREWFLKQLDFRDELLKIIDQIEFKPLMHKKKLVDWINSVSTDWPISKDRYYATEIPLWKCSKCGSILLPEPGKYYRPWREPAPWDKCPVCGAPREYLVGEKKVFDTWFDSSISVLYVTHYIRDPVLFEKAFKYTLRPQGQDIIRTWLYYSILRVYQLTGKPAFKWVRITGMGLDEKGEAMHKSKGNVIDPDPYVEKYGADAFRFWAAISAKLGYDYRFSEQTLKTGLYFATKLWNIARYISSFPEPKEYRLRGIDKATLAYLDKIIEKIDKAYSELDVYEPVNEIYQFTWNYFASHYIELTKSRAYNRDGKYNELEQKAAWFTLHYTLKSILKALAPIMPFITDAIYRELYGRSIHLERFPEPDRERLKQPHNLVEKVVNVNSAIWSYKKRNNMKLSEPLRGKVYLPKDLEEVAEELRDLHKLEEIEFYEEAPSNTIDVGGGVYLSP; via the coding sequence ATGGAACAAGCCTACGAGCCAAAAATTCGTGAGAAAAGATGGGATTTAAAGAGGGAAAAAGAGCTTCTTGAAACCTGGGATAAGGAAGGAGTATACAAATTCATATTTAATCCAGGTGATAACAGGGAGATCATTGCCATCGATACGCCCCCACCCTATGCAAGCGGTAAATGGCATGTCGGTGGAGCCGCCCACTATACCCAAATCGATATGATTGCCAGGTACTTTAGAATGAAGGGTTACAATGTACTTGTCCCATTCTACGCGGATAGAAATGGACTACCCGTGGAAGTACAAGTCGAGAAGACGTATAAGGTGAATCCACATGAACTCTCCGCAACACCGGAGGGTAGGGAGCACTTTCTAAAGCTCTGCAGGGAGTTCCTCGATAAAGCCGAGGGTGAGCTCGTTAATGTATGGAGGAGGCTTGGATGCAGTTTCCAATATTGGAGAAACGGTACTGACAGCGAGGAGTATAGGAGAATCACGCAGGCTACATTTATAGAGCTCTATAAGAGGGGCCTTATATATGAGGCTGAGAGACCGGTTAACTGGTGTCCCCGGTGCAGGACCTCGTTGGCTGACGCCGAGTTAGAGTATAATGAGGAGGAGACGTATCTATACTATATAAAGTTCCAGGTTAAGGAGACTGGTGAACACATAGTAGTAGCCACTACAAGACCTGAACTGCTACGTTCCTGTAAAGCCCTCGTGTATCATCCGGGCGATGAAAGATATGTCAAATACAAGGGAATGCACGCTATCAACCCTGTCTACGGTCATGAAATGCCTATATTGGAATACGAGGAGGTTGATCCAGGCTATGGCACTGGCTTGGTCATGGTATGTAGTTACGGTGATCAAAGAGACGTAAAGATGTTCAGGGATCTGGGGTTAGAACCTTTGATCATAGTAAGTAAGGAAGGTTACTTAACCAAAGAAGCTGGGATCCTCGCCGGGTTAAAGCTTACTGAAGCTAGAGCTAAAGTAGTGGAGATCCTTGAGTCGAATGGATTGCTGGTTAAAAAAGAGAAAATCAAGCACGACATTCCAGTGTGCTGGAGGTGTAAGACACCGATACAGATAGTGAACTCGAGGGAGTGGTTCCTGAAGCAACTGGATTTCAGGGATGAGTTGTTAAAAATAATCGATCAAATAGAGTTCAAGCCTTTAATGCATAAAAAGAAACTGGTTGACTGGATCAACAGTGTCTCGACTGATTGGCCGATAAGTAAGGATAGATACTATGCAACCGAGATCCCTCTGTGGAAATGCAGTAAATGTGGTTCAATACTGTTACCGGAGCCTGGTAAATACTATAGACCCTGGAGGGAACCCGCGCCATGGGATAAATGCCCTGTATGCGGGGCTCCCCGTGAATACCTAGTAGGCGAGAAAAAAGTCTTCGACACATGGTTTGACAGCAGCATAAGTGTTCTATATGTAACCCACTATATAAGGGATCCTGTACTATTTGAGAAAGCATTTAAATACACGCTGAGGCCTCAGGGACAGGATATTATTAGAACATGGCTATATTACTCTATTCTAAGAGTATACCAGTTGACCGGGAAGCCTGCTTTCAAATGGGTTAGAATCACTGGAATGGGGCTTGATGAGAAAGGGGAAGCAATGCATAAGTCTAAGGGAAACGTTATCGATCCTGATCCATATGTTGAGAAATACGGGGCAGATGCATTTAGGTTCTGGGCTGCTATAAGTGCTAAACTAGGCTATGACTACAGATTCTCAGAGCAAACACTGAAAACCGGTTTATACTTTGCTACAAAACTATGGAATATAGCAAGGTATATCTCCAGCTTCCCGGAGCCCAAGGAATACAGGTTAAGGGGAATAGATAAAGCAACACTAGCGTACCTTGATAAAATAATTGAGAAGATTGATAAGGCATATAGCGAGCTCGATGTATACGAGCCGGTGAACGAGATCTATCAGTTCACATGGAATTATTTCGCCTCACACTACATCGAGTTAACCAAGTCTAGAGCATATAACAGGGATGGCAAATATAATGAGCTGGAACAGAAGGCAGCATGGTTCACACTCCACTATACCTTAAAATCAATACTTAAAGCCCTAGCCCCCATAATGCCCTTTATAACAGATGCCATATATAGGGAGCTCTATGGGAGATCCATACACTTAGAGAGATTTCCGGAGCCAGATAGAGAGCGCTTAAAGCAACCACATAACCTCGTTGAGAAAGTGGTCAATGTTAACTCAGCTATATGGAGCTATAAGAAGAGGAATAATATGAAGCTAAGTGAACCATTAAGGGGCAAGGTATACCTGCCCAAGGACCTTGAAGAGGTAGCAGAGGAACTGAGGGATCTCCATAAACTCGAAGAGATAGAATTCTACGAGGAAGCGCCCTCCAATACCATTGATGTAGGGGGCGGCGTATACTTGTCACCCTAA
- a CDS encoding PHP domain-containing protein, whose translation MLIADLHIHSVYSDGKASPREIIRHALIRGINVISITDHDTFKGGLEGYRFSREIARNTSDTKILVVPGIELRSYSGDILVYCENDVELPREVGLLIDKAHENNCVVVPAHPFDTWRHGLGDVVYDYDGWDAIEVWNAHASRNANRRALEASRIMGKPGVANSDAHIPEHVGSAYTYILIEDASSITEVLDALRKGLVKPHQGGLSLKDNVERIAWSIEYRVRKILGD comes from the coding sequence ATGCTTATAGCCGATCTCCATATACACTCAGTCTACAGTGATGGGAAAGCCAGTCCACGGGAGATAATAAGGCATGCCCTGATTAGAGGTATTAACGTGATCTCTATAACAGATCATGACACGTTTAAAGGCGGGTTAGAGGGATACAGGTTCTCGAGGGAAATAGCCAGGAACACTAGTGACACTAAGATACTAGTGGTACCGGGGATAGAGTTAAGGAGTTATAGCGGGGATATACTTGTCTACTGCGAGAACGATGTAGAGCTTCCCCGTGAAGTCGGCTTACTGATAGATAAGGCTCATGAGAATAATTGTGTAGTTGTGCCAGCCCACCCCTTCGATACTTGGAGGCATGGGTTAGGAGACGTGGTGTACGACTATGATGGATGGGATGCGATCGAGGTATGGAACGCTCACGCATCTAGAAACGCTAATAGGAGAGCTCTGGAGGCTTCGAGGATCATGGGGAAACCCGGTGTCGCAAATAGTGATGCCCACATACCGGAACACGTGGGCTCAGCCTACACCTACATACTTATCGAGGATGCGTCGAGCATAACAGAAGTACTGGATGCCCTGAGAAAGGGACTAGTAAAGCCTCATCAGGGAGGGCTCTCTCTTAAAGACAATGTAGAGAGGATTGCCTGGAGCATCGAGTATAGAGTGAGAAAAATCCTTGGAGACTAA
- a CDS encoding indolepyruvate ferredoxin oxidoreductase subunit alpha, protein MARIILEQSKCILCMLCVDYCPVNVFSIRGDKIMIDEAKCIECYACKPLCPVHAIEILD, encoded by the coding sequence TTGGCGAGGATCATCCTTGAACAATCCAAGTGCATACTATGTATGCTCTGCGTAGATTATTGTCCGGTAAACGTCTTTAGTATTAGAGGAGATAAAATAATGATTGATGAAGCAAAATGTATTGAATGCTATGCGTGTAAACCCCTATGCCCCGTGCATGCTATAGAAATACTTGACTAG
- a CDS encoding metallophosphoesterase family protein: MTTICATSDIHSPQYLELFKKALANSTCKPDLFILAGDIVERNNIAEYRRVIELINLVHPDVPVAAVFGNEEYIGSEKEYIMRYPNVIFLHDNYRVIDTLTGRIVAVGSRGALDKPTRWQAKNMPGLIKYFRDLPDKISSLINQAASTNLPIILVTHYGVTYRNLTGENLAIHPYLASRRMENVIVNHRNVLKAVIHGHAHNGLVESINIDSVKVYNVALPARGRIIKVEV; the protein is encoded by the coding sequence TTGACCACGATATGCGCTACATCAGATATTCATAGCCCTCAGTACCTGGAATTATTTAAAAAAGCGCTGGCAAACTCCACATGTAAGCCGGATCTATTCATATTAGCTGGAGACATAGTCGAGCGCAATAACATAGCTGAGTACAGACGCGTCATAGAATTAATCAACTTGGTACATCCAGACGTACCGGTAGCAGCCGTATTCGGTAATGAAGAGTATATAGGCTCAGAGAAAGAGTATATAATGAGGTATCCCAACGTAATATTTTTACATGATAATTACAGGGTCATCGACACCTTAACAGGTAGAATAGTGGCCGTGGGTTCAAGAGGAGCGTTGGATAAGCCAACGCGATGGCAGGCTAAGAATATGCCCGGACTTATCAAATACTTTAGGGATCTACCAGATAAGATATCCTCCTTGATAAATCAAGCAGCCTCAACTAACCTACCCATCATACTTGTCACGCATTATGGTGTGACCTACAGGAATTTAACCGGTGAAAACCTCGCGATACACCCCTACCTTGCATCAAGGAGAATGGAGAATGTAATAGTAAACCATAGAAACGTGTTAAAGGCTGTTATACATGGACATGCCCACAACGGACTCGTTGAGAGCATTAATATCGATAGTGTTAAAGTATACAATGTCGCTCTACCAGCCAGAGGTAGAATAATTAAGGTTGAAGTATAG
- a CDS encoding HD domain-containing protein: MSSKGLQDVVNILEKICRVLYDNSLDHGWPHIERVLGYSLRIVREGGVKISEDLLKIAVYLHDIGRMIGDPHAYYSALIAEELLGELGLPRDKIETIIDAIKAHSYSYNKAGEYGESQLSIVLSDADKLDALGIIGFIRVFLYGQRHGRSLGESINHFHDKILGLEKYIRLEYSKRLAKCLSERTRKLLCMLIEELGQECREEACSTI, from the coding sequence ATGAGTAGTAAGGGTTTACAGGATGTGGTGAACATTCTTGAGAAGATATGTAGGGTATTATATGATAACTCCCTGGATCATGGATGGCCACATATTGAAAGAGTATTGGGCTACTCGCTGAGAATCGTGAGGGAAGGAGGTGTAAAGATCAGCGAGGATCTCCTCAAAATCGCTGTATACCTCCATGACATCGGGAGGATGATAGGTGACCCTCACGCGTATTATTCTGCATTAATAGCTGAAGAGCTATTAGGCGAGCTGGGTTTACCAAGAGATAAGATAGAGACCATTATTGACGCGATAAAAGCACACTCCTATAGCTATAATAAGGCGGGCGAGTACGGTGAATCACAGCTCTCAATAGTTTTAAGTGATGCTGATAAACTGGATGCACTAGGCATTATTGGCTTTATAAGAGTATTCCTCTATGGTCAAAGGCATGGTAGGAGCCTTGGGGAATCGATTAACCATTTCCATGATAAAATATTAGGACTTGAGAAGTACATCAGGCTGGAATACTCTAAGAGGCTTGCTAAGTGTTTGAGTGAGAGGACAAGGAAGCTGTTATGCATGCTCATCGAGGAGCTAGGGCAGGAGTGCAGGGAGGAAGCATGTAGTACTATTTAA
- a CDS encoding N-glycosylase/DNA lyase, with protein MGDLIRFNHERACFIGRRISMLKHVIEILRRTDPQFKAVESLISSRGVNEASILIIANSLISYQLSVKGEEYWVMFSHYFSDKGKSVGLNEFTSFMGLSGNTRLLDQKKRRLARFLSSSIVRELSDDGLKYCVDLLELNRQLSMLYGGDYSKTVVFAVKMYSYLCEASGVKPLTAGIKPPLDMRNALFLLSSCIVEGCGADTECVGKIMSGRHRNEAVNALLKVCECGGLNCIELDVFTWLVTGVLRDTGFNVYKSSRLIKERYGVEIPVDTLQEISLCVKS; from the coding sequence GTGGGGGACTTGATCAGGTTTAATCATGAGAGAGCATGCTTCATAGGTAGGAGAATAAGTATGCTTAAACATGTTATTGAGATATTAAGGCGTACCGATCCTCAGTTTAAAGCTGTTGAGTCCCTAATCAGCTCGCGAGGTGTAAATGAGGCATCGATATTAATCATAGCTAATAGTTTAATCAGTTACCAGCTAAGTGTGAAGGGTGAGGAGTATTGGGTCATGTTCTCCCACTACTTCAGTGATAAAGGCAAGAGTGTGGGCTTAAACGAGTTCACTAGTTTCATGGGTTTAAGTGGGAACACTAGGCTGCTGGATCAAAAGAAGCGGAGGCTTGCTAGGTTCCTCTCATCCAGTATTGTGAGAGAGCTTTCGGACGATGGATTAAAATACTGCGTAGATCTCTTGGAGCTAAATAGGCAACTATCCATGCTCTACGGTGGTGACTACTCTAAAACCGTGGTCTTCGCTGTTAAAATGTACAGTTACCTCTGCGAGGCCTCAGGAGTGAAGCCACTTACAGCCGGCATTAAACCCCCATTAGACATGAGGAATGCTTTGTTCCTCTTATCCTCCTGTATTGTTGAGGGATGCGGTGCTGATACTGAATGCGTAGGTAAAATAATGAGTGGGCGACACAGGAATGAGGCGGTTAACGCGTTGTTAAAGGTGTGTGAATGCGGTGGATTAAATTGTATAGAATTAGACGTGTTCACCTGGCTTGTAACAGGAGTTCTAAGAGATACCGGGTTTAATGTCTATAAGTCCAGTAGATTGATCAAAGAGAGATATGGTGTTGAAATACCCGTCGATACTCTACAAGAGATATCTCTATGTGTTAAGAGTTAA
- a CDS encoding dinitrogenase iron-molybdenum cofactor biosynthesis protein, protein MRYVLFTMRDGRISGFKLASEVVLYNIEENKPEKSIRNTGIEALEELIEEYDTWLLFTREISGEDKELVEEMGVKVVVTSLETIDEVIGEFFTG, encoded by the coding sequence GTGAGATACGTGTTGTTCACTATGAGGGATGGCAGGATCTCGGGTTTCAAGTTGGCTAGTGAAGTAGTACTCTACAATATTGAGGAGAATAAGCCTGAAAAGTCTATTAGAAACACGGGGATTGAGGCACTCGAGGAATTAATCGAGGAATACGATACATGGTTGTTATTCACTAGAGAAATAAGTGGCGAGGATAAAGAACTAGTTGAAGAAATGGGTGTTAAAGTAGTTGTTACAAGCCTTGAAACCATAGATGAAGTAATAGGGGAATTCTTCACTGGGTGA
- a CDS encoding DUF2283 domain-containing protein — protein MSARRYYVENPEKIMMEYDPQSDILYIDFAGSEQEADEEILSEDGDIAFRIREGRILSIMIMNFSRKAGFYPS, from the coding sequence ATGAGTGCCAGGAGGTATTACGTGGAGAACCCGGAGAAAATAATGATGGAGTATGATCCACAGAGCGACATATTGTATATAGATTTCGCTGGCAGCGAGCAAGAGGCTGATGAAGAAATACTGAGTGAAGACGGTGATATAGCTTTCAGGATTAGGGAGGGTAGGATACTTTCAATAATGATTATGAATTTCAGTAGGAAGGCGGGGTTTTACCCCTCATAG
- a CDS encoding PUA domain-containing protein: MSWRVRSLLVKPYGSIVDVLVEKLKTPPMRMYLRVNTVKTTPHRLVELLRERGVEAYMDEYIEEAVYTVVQGPFPLECNTDKYIVVDDKTASSLILGANLYRPGVVKSSVFSEGDKLLAVTRQGTPLACLEAVTSSKSLHKMRQGLVARSTSSPFKAPRISELDIYKQGLLYPQGYPSIVTTRVLDPRPGELIVDMNASPGGKTSHIVQLTKGGARIIAIDRSPGKIAELKNNLSHLDLDLNVIAIPHDSRYLHYDFSLLGKVDKVLIDPPCSNLGVRPRLLENRSYKDVENLSSYQRQFLKTAALIVKPGGYIVYSTCTLTLEENEENILYAVEELGLECVELPENPPYTDKTTYKGVIGYRYTPLNMDMPGHFIAVLKRPSSSS, from the coding sequence GTGTCGTGGAGGGTGAGGAGTTTACTGGTTAAACCCTATGGAAGCATTGTCGACGTCCTTGTAGAGAAGTTGAAGACTCCTCCTATGAGAATGTACTTAAGGGTTAACACCGTGAAGACCACGCCTCATAGACTAGTGGAACTATTACGGGAGAGAGGGGTTGAAGCATATATGGACGAATATATTGAAGAAGCTGTTTACACAGTGGTCCAGGGCCCTTTTCCATTGGAGTGTAACACAGATAAATACATCGTGGTCGACGATAAGACAGCTAGTTCACTAATATTAGGCGCCAACCTCTATCGTCCTGGAGTGGTTAAATCAAGCGTCTTCAGTGAAGGCGATAAATTACTAGCTGTGACCAGGCAAGGCACGCCTCTAGCATGCCTGGAGGCTGTTACGTCATCAAAGAGCCTCCATAAAATGAGGCAGGGGCTTGTAGCACGTAGCACCTCATCTCCTTTTAAAGCACCAAGGATAAGCGAGCTGGATATCTATAAACAGGGATTATTATATCCCCAGGGCTATCCAAGCATCGTTACCACTAGAGTCCTTGATCCCAGGCCAGGTGAACTAATAGTGGACATGAACGCATCGCCAGGGGGCAAGACAAGCCATATAGTACAGTTGACTAAAGGAGGTGCGAGGATCATAGCTATTGATAGAAGCCCCGGTAAGATCGCCGAGTTAAAGAATAATCTTAGCCACCTGGATTTAGACTTAAACGTGATCGCTATCCCGCATGACTCCCGATACCTCCACTACGATTTCAGTTTACTGGGTAAGGTTGATAAAGTTCTGATAGATCCACCATGCAGTAATCTAGGGGTTAGACCGAGGCTACTCGAGAACAGGAGTTACAAGGATGTGGAGAATCTATCTAGCTATCAGAGGCAGTTTCTTAAAACAGCCGCGTTAATAGTGAAACCCGGTGGATATATAGTTTATTCAACGTGCACCCTTACCCTTGAGGAGAACGAGGAAAACATACTCTATGCTGTCGAGGAACTCGGGTTGGAATGCGTGGAGTTACCTGAGAACCCGCCTTACACTGATAAGACAACATATAAAGGCGTGATCGGATACAGATATACTCCATTAAACATGGATATGCCAGGTCACTTTATAGCTGTGCTTAAGAGGCCTTCCTCTTCCTCCTAA
- a CDS encoding NOB1 family endonuclease, with the protein MSTSIIHVVLDTGGLLAKYYRLLPRHVFKTYTTESAVNEVIDSENRNALTDAIETGLIEVLEPGDSFYLRVVEEARRIGEITKLSKTDLEVAALALMLNERGKVVVVTDDYSLQNLLLHLGISFKPLKTSGIKTSREYSEYCPTCGYIPAHPGEINCPICGTPLVRRKRKAS; encoded by the coding sequence TTGTCTACTAGCATAATACACGTAGTTCTAGATACGGGTGGATTACTTGCTAAATACTATAGACTTTTACCACGGCACGTATTCAAAACCTATACTACTGAGTCAGCTGTCAACGAGGTTATCGATAGCGAAAACAGAAACGCGTTAACCGACGCTATTGAAACCGGCTTAATCGAGGTGCTCGAACCAGGAGATTCATTTTATCTAAGGGTTGTAGAGGAGGCTAGAAGAATAGGTGAGATAACCAAGCTTTCGAAAACCGATCTCGAGGTAGCAGCCCTAGCCCTAATGCTTAATGAGCGGGGTAAAGTAGTTGTTGTGACGGATGACTATAGCCTCCAGAACCTCTTACTACATCTTGGGATATCATTCAAGCCCTTAAAAACCAGTGGTATTAAAACCAGCAGGGAGTACAGCGAGTACTGTCCTACATGCGGATACATCCCGGCTCATCCAGGAGAAATAAATTGCCCTATATGTGGGACTCCACTGGTTAGGAGGAAGAGGAAGGCCTCTTAA